In Bythopirellula goksoeyrii, a single window of DNA contains:
- a CDS encoding pyridoxal-phosphate-dependent aminotransferase family protein translates to MPSVPQRYLHGPGPSPVPESVLAALALPCIGHMDPQFMRIMNEIREMLQQVFQTENEMTLPCSGTGSAGAEMLMDNLVEPGDICLIGINGVFGQRLTEKARRAGGTVHNLTAPWGQVFDQDEVVAAIDELKPNIVMLVHAETSTGALQPFDRLGDAVHRHGGLLLMDCVTSLGGLRVKIDQWGVDGAYSGTQKCLSCPPGLAPVTLSERAMHKLNHRKTTVNSWYLDLRLVGNYWTGIRAYHHTAPVNMNYALHEALRIILDEGLENRFARHQQAHESLKSELTNRGYTYASDPQNSLPMLNLVNVPTEIEDEAAIRRRLLEEHHLEIGSGLGDLAGKCWRIGLMGHGAREECVQRIVTALDAVVPQ, encoded by the coding sequence ATGCCTTCCGTGCCCCAGCGTTATCTCCATGGCCCCGGCCCCTCGCCGGTGCCGGAATCTGTCCTCGCTGCACTAGCACTCCCCTGCATCGGACACATGGATCCCCAGTTCATGCGGATCATGAACGAGATCCGCGAAATGCTCCAGCAAGTCTTTCAAACCGAGAATGAAATGACACTCCCCTGCTCCGGCACTGGCTCGGCCGGGGCCGAAATGCTCATGGACAACCTCGTCGAGCCGGGCGACATCTGCCTGATCGGAATCAACGGGGTCTTTGGTCAGCGCCTCACAGAAAAGGCACGCCGCGCAGGGGGAACGGTACACAATCTCACCGCACCGTGGGGACAGGTCTTCGATCAAGACGAAGTGGTCGCCGCCATCGACGAGCTAAAACCAAACATCGTGATGCTGGTCCATGCTGAGACCTCCACCGGCGCACTGCAGCCCTTCGATCGGCTGGGCGACGCGGTCCACCGACATGGCGGCCTCCTGCTGATGGATTGCGTTACCTCGTTGGGTGGCCTGAGAGTGAAGATCGACCAATGGGGCGTGGATGGCGCTTACTCAGGAACACAAAAGTGTCTGTCGTGCCCCCCCGGCCTGGCGCCGGTCACACTCAGCGAACGTGCAATGCACAAACTCAATCATCGCAAAACGACCGTCAACTCTTGGTATCTCGATCTCCGCTTAGTGGGAAACTACTGGACCGGCATCCGTGCCTATCATCATACGGCGCCCGTCAACATGAACTACGCCTTGCACGAGGCATTGCGAATCATTCTCGACGAGGGCCTGGAAAACCGCTTCGCCCGCCATCAGCAGGCGCACGAGTCGCTAAAGTCGGAACTGACCAACCGCGGCTACACTTACGCCTCCGACCCCCAGAATTCACTTCCGATGCTCAACCTCGTGAACGTCCCCACAGAAATCGAAGACGAGGCAGCCATCCGACGTAGACTGCTAGAGGAACATCACCTGGAAATCGGCAGCGGCCTCGGCGACCTGGCCGGCAAGTGCTGGCGCATCGGTCTCATGGGCCACGGCGCCCGCGAAGAATGTGTGCAAAGAATCGTCACCGCACTCGATGCCGTGGTTCCACAATGA
- a CDS encoding tetratricopeptide repeat protein, which produces MPQFNLLESPLISKLHASWLYRRGMMYARLRNNALAIADYTRVIEMAHAPSSIRAMALYNRALVHCATSCEVQAVEELQKVLEMPGATEQVRTEARRKLVRMQRSSNRPDSRNPRDAANPEEGVREKNSPDSPM; this is translated from the coding sequence ATGCCGCAATTCAACTTACTAGAATCACCGCTTATCTCGAAACTTCACGCGTCGTGGCTTTATCGTCGTGGGATGATGTATGCCAGACTAAGAAACAATGCGTTGGCGATTGCTGACTACACGCGCGTGATCGAAATGGCGCATGCTCCCTCCAGTATACGTGCAATGGCTCTTTACAACCGAGCACTGGTTCACTGTGCCACCTCGTGCGAAGTGCAAGCCGTGGAGGAACTACAAAAAGTATTAGAGATGCCTGGTGCGACAGAACAAGTTAGAACCGAAGCGCGCAGAAAGCTCGTCAGAATGCAACGCAGTTCCAATCGCCCTGACTCAAGAAACCCACGCGATGCAGCGAACCCCGAGGAAGGGGTTCGAGAGAAGAATAGCCCGGACTCACCGATGTAA
- a CDS encoding glycoside hydrolase family 130 protein: MHYRHPPSRILQRTHCPNMHSSADFELSGNLSNLVFPTALIESRDSLPLYYGAADTCIAVAEFSQSELMEALK, translated from the coding sequence ATGCATTACAGACACCCTCCGTCTCGCATCCTGCAACGAACTCACTGCCCGAACATGCACTCCTCGGCTGACTTCGAACTATCAGGGAACTTATCCAATTTGGTGTTTCCCACGGCACTGATCGAATCAAGAGATTCGCTGCCGTTGTACTACGGTGCCGCTGATACCTGTATCGCAGTTGCTGAATTTTCACAAAGTGAATTAATGGAAGCCTTAAAATGA
- a CDS encoding glycosyltransferase family 4 protein, which yields MAYTDLRKIAFVGDYLPRKCGIATFTHDLRSAVALYAPSECIVVPVDDIADSYEYPPEVRFQITEQDLGSYRRAADFLNFSDVDVVSLQHEFGIYGGPAGGHILAFMRDLRRPVVTTLHTVLPEPNDNQKRVMDQLIDLSARLVVMTERSRSMLCEVYKVPEKKIDLIVHGIPDRPFADPNFYKDQFGVEGKSVGLTFGLLSPNKGIECVLKALPEVIQEFPNFMYIILGATHPSLVRTEGETYRISLERMAKELGIQKHVSFYNRFVELHELTDFIGAADLYITPYLNEAQAVSGTLAYAFGCGQAVISTPYWHAQELLDDDRGVLVPFADSPAIAREMIALLGDDNRRHTMRKRAYLLGREMVWSHVAGLYLNSFQVARRSPTQVPKPLAVRTLEEQPLAMPSLNLDHLLRMTDSTGILQHACYSIPNNQEGYCTDDNARALILTVLLEELGKDSREVHQCASTYAAFLNYAFDSETGRFRNFMSYDRKWLERDGSDDSQGRAIWALGTCIGRSKRRNLQAWAVQLFERALPACAETTSPRTWALALIGIHEYFRRLSGDRLVNQMRELLTNKLIDLYEDVATDDWPWFEEIASYNNARLSQALILSGRWGGNERALEIGLKSLRWIAEKQLSPLSRFRPIGSNGFSPKGEPAAEFDQQPIEAHAMVSAAIEARNADDDHFWSDQAHLAFDWFLGRNDLGQPLYDTGTGGCHDGLQENRLNENQGAESTLAFLLSLSEMELLESSASVFQPSFPAVLKSTTENRTRLGVVHAT from the coding sequence ATGGCTTATACAGACTTACGAAAAATTGCATTTGTTGGTGACTATCTACCTCGCAAGTGCGGCATTGCAACCTTTACCCACGATCTCCGAAGTGCAGTGGCTCTCTACGCACCCTCCGAATGCATAGTAGTTCCGGTAGATGACATTGCGGACAGCTACGAATATCCTCCTGAAGTTCGTTTCCAGATCACTGAACAAGACCTGGGATCCTACCGTCGCGCCGCCGATTTCCTCAATTTTAGCGACGTCGATGTCGTTTCTTTACAACATGAATTCGGTATTTACGGTGGCCCTGCTGGTGGGCATATCTTAGCGTTTATGCGCGACCTTAGGCGACCAGTTGTAACCACACTCCATACGGTACTGCCAGAGCCCAATGACAACCAAAAACGTGTCATGGACCAGTTGATCGACCTCTCCGCACGCCTGGTTGTTATGACCGAGCGAAGTCGCTCTATGCTTTGCGAAGTCTACAAGGTGCCGGAGAAAAAAATCGATCTTATTGTGCATGGTATTCCAGATCGTCCCTTTGCCGATCCGAATTTCTACAAAGATCAATTTGGAGTGGAAGGGAAATCCGTTGGCCTGACATTTGGACTTCTCTCGCCAAACAAAGGCATTGAATGCGTCTTGAAGGCACTGCCCGAAGTGATTCAGGAATTTCCCAATTTCATGTATATCATTCTGGGAGCCACTCATCCGAGTCTTGTTAGAACCGAAGGCGAAACCTATCGGATAAGCCTGGAGCGAATGGCCAAGGAACTGGGAATCCAAAAGCACGTCAGCTTTTACAACCGCTTTGTCGAATTGCACGAGTTGACCGATTTCATTGGTGCAGCTGATCTGTATATCACACCCTATTTGAATGAAGCCCAGGCGGTTTCTGGCACGCTTGCCTACGCGTTTGGCTGCGGACAGGCGGTAATTTCAACACCGTATTGGCATGCTCAAGAACTCTTGGACGACGATCGTGGAGTCCTTGTGCCGTTTGCCGACTCTCCTGCAATTGCACGAGAGATGATTGCGTTACTGGGCGACGATAATCGTCGACATACGATGAGAAAGCGTGCCTATCTGCTGGGTCGCGAGATGGTCTGGAGTCACGTAGCCGGACTGTACCTCAACTCATTCCAGGTCGCACGTCGTAGTCCTACACAAGTTCCCAAACCATTGGCAGTTCGAACCTTGGAAGAACAACCACTGGCAATGCCTAGTTTGAATCTAGACCACCTGCTACGAATGACAGATTCGACGGGCATCTTGCAGCATGCATGTTATTCAATTCCAAACAATCAAGAAGGCTATTGTACCGACGACAATGCCAGAGCATTGATTCTAACCGTTCTGCTTGAGGAACTGGGCAAGGATTCGCGAGAGGTGCATCAGTGTGCGTCCACCTACGCCGCCTTCCTCAACTATGCGTTTGATTCAGAGACGGGAAGATTCCGCAACTTTATGAGTTACGACCGCAAATGGCTGGAGAGGGATGGGTCGGACGATTCGCAAGGCAGAGCGATCTGGGCGCTGGGAACATGCATCGGCCGGTCAAAGCGTAGAAATCTCCAAGCCTGGGCGGTTCAGCTGTTTGAACGTGCGTTGCCAGCGTGTGCGGAAACAACTTCCCCGCGAACTTGGGCCCTCGCACTTATTGGAATCCATGAATACTTCCGCCGACTTAGCGGAGATCGACTGGTCAATCAAATGCGAGAGCTTTTGACCAATAAGTTGATTGATTTGTACGAAGACGTTGCTACCGACGATTGGCCGTGGTTTGAGGAAATCGCCTCTTACAACAACGCCAGGCTCTCACAGGCACTGATTCTCAGCGGAAGGTGGGGAGGCAATGAGCGTGCCCTCGAAATCGGACTCAAGTCACTTCGCTGGATTGCAGAAAAGCAACTGTCACCACTCAGTCGTTTCCGCCCAATTGGAAGCAATGGTTTCTCCCCAAAAGGCGAACCTGCGGCGGAGTTCGACCAGCAACCAATCGAAGCACATGCGATGGTTTCGGCCGCGATCGAGGCTCGCAATGCGGACGACGACCACTTTTGGAGCGACCAAGCTCACCTCGCTTTCGACTGGTTCCTGGGTCGCAATGATCTCGGACAACCACTGTACGACACAGGAACTGGGGGCTGTCACGACGGACTTCAAGAGAACCGACTCAATGAAAACCAGGGTGCCGAGTCGACTTTAGCTTTCCTGCTCTCTCTCTCTGAGATGGAACTTTTGGAAAGCTCTGCATCTGTTTTCCAGCCTTCATTTCCGGCCGTGTTAAAATCGACTACAGAAAATCGAACCCGATTGGGCGTAGTACATGCAACTTGA
- a CDS encoding glycoside hydrolase family 130 protein, with the protein MQLERTGIVLAPNSRRVVLRNFSPPGDQRKLKIIARIAMLSEAEIDRLLENVFEEFHGRHQKPREFFLRRFEAVSSYVITDTPLSENRRLLIGAYFTQEYALESAALFNPSIVWHPDQTNLPEGSKRFALSLRATGEGHISSITFRSGVVDNSNTITIDDATRFVTTPDAVPDSLYEKTLFQRKLIELGLANSFAEHVLSRLEESFTLKQLEATIQDTIRENRDQKETLTLFFKSIVMLAKSNYEITYRPEHVLSERLIFPFGPTESNGIEDARFVEFQEEDGSTHYYATYSAYDGKMVLPQLLETDDFLHFKMHTLNGPEIADKGLALFPRKLNGHYAMLSRQDGENLYLMYSDMLHFWYSKQILLKPTFPWEFVQVGNCGSPIETDAGWLVLSHGVGPMRKYSIGAFMVDLDDPSRLIGRLKQPLVTPNENEREGYVPNVVYSCGAVVHNGQLIVPYAMSDYATTFGTVPLDELVAAMEPV; encoded by the coding sequence ATGCAACTTGAACGAACTGGGATTGTACTTGCACCGAACAGTCGGCGCGTAGTCCTCCGCAACTTTAGCCCCCCCGGCGACCAACGCAAGCTGAAAATCATTGCCCGCATAGCGATGCTTTCAGAGGCGGAAATAGATCGGCTTCTGGAAAACGTCTTCGAAGAGTTCCATGGCCGTCACCAAAAACCACGGGAGTTTTTCCTCAGACGATTTGAGGCAGTTAGTAGCTACGTAATTACCGACACACCACTGAGTGAAAACCGCCGACTATTGATTGGTGCTTACTTCACTCAGGAATACGCACTAGAATCGGCCGCCTTGTTCAATCCGTCGATCGTTTGGCATCCTGATCAGACCAATCTACCAGAGGGTTCGAAACGATTCGCACTAAGTCTCCGAGCGACTGGTGAAGGACATATTTCTTCCATTACATTCCGCTCCGGTGTGGTGGACAATTCGAATACGATTACAATCGATGACGCAACTCGCTTTGTAACCACACCCGATGCGGTTCCCGATTCTTTATACGAGAAAACTCTTTTTCAAAGGAAACTAATCGAGCTTGGACTGGCAAACAGCTTCGCCGAACATGTCCTCTCACGACTTGAGGAGAGTTTTACCCTAAAGCAATTAGAAGCGACCATTCAAGACACGATCCGCGAGAATCGTGATCAAAAAGAGACGCTCACGTTATTCTTCAAATCAATCGTCATGCTCGCGAAGTCCAACTATGAGATCACCTACCGTCCAGAGCACGTCCTCTCGGAGCGATTGATATTCCCGTTTGGACCCACAGAATCCAATGGAATCGAAGATGCCCGCTTCGTAGAGTTTCAGGAGGAAGACGGCTCAACACACTACTATGCAACCTACAGTGCCTACGACGGCAAAATGGTACTCCCCCAGTTGCTTGAGACAGATGACTTTCTCCACTTCAAGATGCATACCCTCAATGGACCTGAAATTGCCGACAAGGGACTCGCGCTCTTTCCCCGGAAGCTAAATGGACATTATGCCATGCTCTCTCGGCAGGATGGTGAAAACCTGTACCTGATGTACTCGGACATGCTCCACTTCTGGTACTCTAAACAAATCCTCTTGAAACCCACCTTCCCTTGGGAGTTTGTGCAGGTGGGAAATTGCGGCTCGCCCATCGAAACCGATGCCGGGTGGCTGGTACTGAGCCATGGCGTAGGACCCATGCGAAAATACTCGATTGGCGCGTTCATGGTGGACCTCGACGACCCGTCTCGCCTGATCGGACGACTAAAACAGCCCCTCGTGACACCGAATGAAAATGAACGGGAAGGGTATGTCCCCAATGTTGTCTATAGCTGCGGAGCCGTGGTACACAATGGCCAGTTGATCGTTCCGTATGCGATGTCAGACTACGCCACCACTTTTGGAACTGTCCCACTTGATGAATTGGTAGCAGCAATGGAACCAGTCTAG
- a CDS encoding aldo/keto reductase codes for MTTPQKTVTDVSGTFTLHNDVHMPYFGLGVYQTEQVADAVRSALEAGYRLVDTAAIYGNETEVGEGVRTSTVPREQVFVTSKVWNNDQGYDATLAAFDASLQRTGLDYLDLYLIHWPVAGKFQQTWKALEKLYKDQKVRAIGVSNFLRHHLEALLSKAEVAPMVNQMEFHPYLVQQDLLDYCQANQIQYQAWSPLMAGEVFKLDTIRNLAEKCGKTIAQIVLRWDLQKGVATIPKSSKPERIFANANIFDFELSPADVAKLDNMDRNKRFGPDPDNFDF; via the coding sequence ATGACGACACCCCAAAAGACTGTCACTGATGTGAGTGGCACATTCACACTTCACAATGATGTCCACATGCCGTACTTCGGGCTCGGCGTTTACCAAACAGAGCAAGTTGCCGACGCCGTGCGATCTGCACTGGAGGCTGGTTATCGTCTCGTCGACACGGCTGCCATCTATGGCAACGAAACGGAAGTAGGCGAAGGCGTTCGGACAAGCACCGTGCCTCGGGAGCAAGTGTTTGTGACGAGTAAAGTATGGAACAACGATCAAGGCTACGACGCGACACTTGCCGCGTTCGACGCCAGCCTCCAACGCACCGGCCTGGACTACCTCGATTTGTATCTCATTCACTGGCCCGTGGCCGGCAAGTTTCAACAAACCTGGAAAGCCCTCGAAAAACTCTACAAAGATCAAAAAGTACGGGCGATTGGCGTCAGCAACTTTCTGCGTCATCATCTCGAGGCTCTGCTCTCAAAAGCAGAAGTCGCGCCGATGGTCAATCAGATGGAATTTCACCCGTACCTGGTGCAGCAAGATTTGCTGGACTATTGCCAAGCCAACCAGATTCAATATCAGGCTTGGTCACCATTAATGGCAGGCGAGGTCTTTAAGCTAGATACCATCCGCAATCTCGCCGAGAAGTGTGGCAAGACCATCGCCCAAATCGTCCTGCGTTGGGATCTGCAAAAAGGGGTCGCCACGATCCCCAAATCGTCCAAGCCCGAGCGCATCTTCGCCAACGCCAACATCTTCGACTTCGAACTCTCCCCCGCAGACGTCGCAAAGCTGGACAACATGGATCGCAACAAACGCTTCGGCCCCGATCCCGACAACTTCGATTTCTAG
- a CDS encoding helix-turn-helix transcriptional regulator: protein MARQAKSIFREFTPAENARLAKLREKLDKERPEIEAMGRAFLAAEQEAKRAIADLRAERERQGLSLADVSSRCGITRETISALETNEHPNPTMKTLQRYAMALGKTLQLSLGN from the coding sequence ATGGCCCGTCAAGCGAAAAGCATTTTCCGTGAGTTCACTCCCGCCGAAAATGCTCGGCTAGCGAAGCTTCGCGAGAAGCTTGACAAAGAGCGTCCGGAAATTGAGGCGATGGGACGTGCTTTCTTGGCAGCCGAGCAGGAGGCCAAGCGAGCCATCGCCGACCTGCGTGCAGAACGGGAACGCCAAGGTTTGAGCTTGGCGGATGTATCGAGTCGCTGTGGTATTACTCGGGAAACGATCTCCGCTCTGGAGACGAACGAACACCCCAACCCTACGATGAAAACACTCCAACGGTACGCCATGGCCTTGGGCAAGACATTGCAGCTTAGCCTGGGGAATTGA
- a CDS encoding LamG domain-containing protein, with protein MTRTTFLVSASLVLFLSTVTSAAPLLLYNFDEPSGDALDTGDAPNTSGQLMGGATRSSDTPSGFGSSIDLRNDSPSFGHVLEGDAADLDGLAALTLTTWLKVESYTSGNNRLVAKQSGGAFGGFSWNMNATPNSGAVGPDNFRLAIFLGNNVSSGAADFAAGFSDADVDADNKWVFLALTYDGTQAANNTKFYIGDPTTSVSQLGSDLSLAQLTLDGGTSRFGVGFTDAAPTADTSVQGWQDDVRVYGSALSLAELERVRLAGTIPEPGSLALLLSAALACGLRLRY; from the coding sequence ATGACTCGAACGACCTTTCTGGTTTCAGCATCTCTCGTTTTATTCTTATCCACGGTGACGTCGGCAGCGCCATTGCTTCTGTATAATTTTGACGAACCCAGCGGCGACGCATTAGACACGGGCGACGCACCAAACACTTCGGGTCAGTTGATGGGAGGAGCAACGCGCTCGTCAGACACCCCCAGCGGTTTCGGTTCTTCGATCGATCTGCGGAATGATTCCCCTTCGTTTGGTCATGTGCTTGAAGGGGATGCGGCCGACTTGGATGGACTCGCCGCGTTAACTCTCACTACCTGGCTCAAAGTGGAGAGCTATACGAGCGGCAACAATCGCCTCGTGGCAAAACAGTCAGGGGGAGCCTTTGGAGGGTTTAGCTGGAATATGAATGCCACGCCGAATTCTGGCGCCGTGGGCCCTGATAATTTCCGCCTCGCCATCTTTTTGGGAAACAACGTTAGTTCAGGAGCGGCCGATTTCGCGGCCGGCTTCTCCGATGCCGATGTGGACGCTGATAACAAGTGGGTTTTTCTGGCCCTTACTTATGACGGCACCCAAGCCGCCAATAATACCAAGTTCTATATTGGCGACCCAACGACTTCAGTCAGTCAACTCGGTTCCGATCTATCACTAGCTCAGCTGACCCTAGATGGGGGGACATCCCGTTTCGGCGTTGGCTTCACCGATGCCGCACCTACTGCGGATACCTCAGTTCAAGGTTGGCAAGATGATGTCCGTGTGTACGGAAGCGCCTTGTCGTTGGCTGAATTGGAGCGCGTGAGGCTTGCCGGCACCATCCCTGAACCAGGCTCGCTCGCTCTGCTACTTTCGGCAGCCCTGGCTTGCGGGCTTCGGCTGCGATATTAG
- a CDS encoding B12-binding domain-containing radical SAM protein, whose product MSQSPHSGLVHPKGTKACVLLTSVFGPYAQDDAYGSRLINPMELYHNQVTRVQEAFSLRTFNRSWGLMLIQANLQANCTLLDFPTEERFVEELKTQQYDIIGISSIMTNLLKVRRMCKLIRKYQPEATIVVGGHLANLPELSKYADVDHIVRGDGVRWMRHFLGEDVNQPVRHPVTRANIGSRIMGVGLDNHPGDACATLIPSVGCPIGCNFCSTSAMFGGKGKYVEYFQTGEQLFDVMCELEERLKVKAFFVMDENFLIDKPRALRLLELMEQNAKAWSLYVFSSANVLKKYDIEQLVALGVSWVWLGLEGKQSQYSKLSGTDTVSFVKTLQDNGIRVLGSSIIGLEEHTPENIDDAIEHAVCHDTEFHQFMLYTPIPGTPLFAEHLADGKLKSLAEVSIADIHGQYVFNYKHPHIPEGQETEFLLRAFRRDFEVNGPSVVRIVRTVLRGWKKFKNHRDARIRIRFAHEAANLPTRYAGVLWATRKYYWHEPRRVEQINGLLRELHAEFGWRSRLAAPIAGRYLYRSLIRQEKQLRNGWIYEPPTFYETNSANGPPQAQRIDGILTPSSCLPSRQQADSVSKAEELEMVS is encoded by the coding sequence ATGTCCCAATCTCCCCACTCAGGACTCGTCCATCCCAAGGGCACTAAGGCCTGCGTACTGCTCACTAGCGTCTTCGGCCCCTACGCCCAGGATGATGCCTACGGCAGTCGACTCATCAACCCAATGGAGCTGTACCACAACCAGGTCACTCGCGTACAGGAGGCGTTCTCGCTGAGAACATTCAACCGCAGTTGGGGGCTGATGCTGATCCAAGCCAACCTGCAGGCGAACTGTACGCTGTTGGATTTCCCCACCGAGGAACGCTTCGTCGAAGAACTCAAAACTCAGCAGTACGACATCATCGGTATCAGCTCGATCATGACCAATCTGCTGAAGGTTCGCCGCATGTGCAAGCTAATCCGCAAGTATCAGCCGGAGGCGACCATCGTGGTGGGCGGCCATCTAGCCAACCTGCCTGAGTTGTCTAAGTACGCCGACGTCGACCACATTGTCCGTGGCGACGGCGTGAGATGGATGCGGCACTTCCTAGGCGAGGACGTCAATCAGCCGGTGCGTCACCCCGTCACGCGGGCGAACATCGGCTCGCGGATCATGGGCGTCGGACTCGATAACCACCCAGGAGACGCCTGCGCCACGTTGATCCCATCGGTCGGCTGCCCGATCGGCTGCAACTTCTGTTCGACCTCCGCCATGTTCGGTGGCAAAGGCAAATACGTGGAATATTTCCAGACCGGTGAGCAACTGTTCGACGTCATGTGCGAGTTGGAAGAGCGTCTAAAGGTAAAAGCCTTTTTCGTGATGGACGAGAACTTTCTCATCGACAAACCGCGCGCCTTGCGTCTGCTGGAGTTGATGGAACAGAACGCCAAGGCTTGGTCGCTCTATGTTTTCAGTTCCGCAAACGTGCTGAAAAAGTACGACATTGAGCAACTCGTCGCATTGGGAGTCTCCTGGGTCTGGTTGGGATTAGAAGGAAAACAATCTCAGTACTCCAAGCTCTCCGGCACCGACACGGTCAGTTTCGTGAAGACTTTGCAGGACAATGGTATCCGCGTGTTGGGCTCAAGCATCATCGGCCTGGAAGAGCACACACCGGAAAATATTGATGATGCGATCGAGCATGCGGTGTGCCATGACACGGAGTTTCATCAGTTCATGCTCTACACACCAATCCCTGGCACGCCGTTGTTTGCCGAACACTTGGCCGACGGGAAACTCAAGAGCCTGGCGGAAGTCTCCATTGCTGACATCCATGGGCAGTACGTTTTCAATTACAAGCACCCGCACATCCCGGAGGGTCAGGAAACGGAATTCCTGCTGCGTGCCTTCCGTCGCGACTTTGAAGTGAACGGCCCGAGCGTAGTGCGAATCGTTCGCACCGTGCTGCGAGGATGGAAGAAGTTTAAGAACCACCGCGACGCGCGAATTCGCATTCGCTTCGCGCACGAAGCCGCTAACTTGCCCACTCGTTACGCAGGCGTGCTGTGGGCCACGCGGAAATACTATTGGCACGAGCCGCGGCGCGTCGAACAGATCAACGGGCTCTTACGCGAACTGCACGCGGAGTTTGGCTGGCGCTCACGCCTGGCTGCCCCGATCGCCGGTCGCTATCTCTACCGGTCCCTAATACGCCAGGAAAAACAACTCCGCAACGGCTGGATCTACGAACCGCCGACATTCTACGAAACCAACTCCGCCAATGGCCCGCCGCAGGCGCAACGAATCGACGGCATTCTGACGCCCTCCAGTTGCTTGCCGTCAAGGCAGCAGGCAGATTCTGTTAGCAAGGCGGAGGAGTTGGAGATGGTTTCGTAA
- a CDS encoding adenylate kinase family protein: MSRHPSRVGWFHGDGVSCEPFIRRDRPYRLALLGPPGVGKGTQAKLLCARIGACHLSTGDLFRANQCIQDPSSAMAAALDAMGRGELVSDELVISMLRERSNCLRCGGGFVLDGIPRTLAQAESIEGTLRELGVDLNAVVSYELPLKEIVDRLGGRRTCVSCNAVYHATANPPEFEGTCDHCGAELVQRDDDQPETIRVRMQAYTEATQPLLQFYAGRGRLIRIEAHGRPEKIVERTLDALQNHLDVEVP; the protein is encoded by the coding sequence ATGAGCCGACATCCGAGTCGAGTAGGCTGGTTTCATGGCGACGGCGTTTCATGCGAGCCATTTATACGGCGAGATCGCCCCTATCGGCTGGCGTTGCTTGGACCGCCCGGTGTTGGCAAGGGGACCCAGGCGAAGCTGCTTTGCGCTCGGATTGGCGCATGCCATTTGTCCACCGGCGATCTGTTCCGTGCAAACCAATGCATCCAGGATCCCAGCTCGGCAATGGCCGCCGCACTTGATGCCATGGGCCGGGGCGAATTGGTTTCCGACGAGCTAGTCATATCGATGTTGCGCGAGCGGTCGAACTGCCTTCGTTGCGGAGGCGGGTTTGTGCTCGACGGTATTCCCCGCACGCTGGCTCAGGCCGAGAGCATTGAGGGCACGTTGCGTGAGTTGGGAGTCGACTTGAACGCGGTCGTCTCATACGAACTACCGCTCAAAGAAATTGTCGACCGCCTTGGCGGACGTCGCACCTGTGTATCCTGCAACGCCGTCTATCACGCGACTGCCAACCCGCCGGAGTTCGAGGGCACCTGCGACCATTGTGGCGCCGAGTTGGTGCAGCGCGACGACGACCAACCCGAAACAATCCGCGTGCGAATGCAGGCTTATACCGAGGCGACCCAGCCGCTTCTCCAATTTTACGCCGGGCGAGGAAGACTGATTAGGATCGAAGCCCATGGCCGGCCTGAGAAAATCGTTGAGCGAACTCTCGACGCCTTACAGAACCATCTGGACGTTGAAGTCCCTTGA